Within Thermus sp. CCB_US3_UF1, the genomic segment TCTCCCCCGAGCACCTGGCCTTTTTGGGCTCCTGGCCCTGGCAAAAGGAGGTGGAGGGGGCGCTTTTGGTCCACGGTAGCCCCTGCGACCCCTTGGAGTACCTGGACGACCTGGAGCCGGCCCGCCAGGCCTTTGCCTGCACCGAGGCCCGCCTGGCCTTTCACGGCCACACCCACCTGGCGGGGGCCTTCTTGCAGCTTTCCGGGCCCCGGCCCTGGGTCCGCTACCAGGCCTTCCGCCAGGGCGGGGAGCTCCTTCTGCCCCCCAAGGTGCGGGCCCTGATCAATCCGGGCTCGGTGGGCCAGCCCCGGGACGGGGTTCCCGGGGCGGCCTTCGCCCTTTGGGAAGGGGAGCGGGTGGAGTTCTTCCGGGTGGCCTACCCCTTGGAGGAAGTGGAGGCCCGCCTGCGGGAGGAGGGCTTTCCCCCATGGCTTTGGGAGCGGCTCAGGGTTGGGGAATAGTGGGACACGAGGCCATCCTGGAGCTCCTGCCCCGGATAAGGGCCTCCACCCTCCTCTTTTCCGGCCCGGAAGGGGTGGGGCGGCGGCTGGTGGCCCGCTGGTACGCCCTGGGCCTGAACCGCGGCTTCCCCCCACCCCCTTTGCCCGAGCACCCCGACCTTTGGGAAGTTGCCCCCAAGGAAGGAGGCCTGCGGGGCCGGGCGGAGGTGCGTCTGGAGGAGGTGGAGCCCCTCATGGACTGGTTTGCCAGCCACCCCCGGGAGCGGGTGAAGGTGGCCATCCTGGACGCCGCCCACCTCCTCACCGAGCCTGCAGCCAACGCCCTTTTGAAGCTCCTAGAGGAGCCTCCCTCCTACGGGCGCATCGTCCTCATCGCCCCCAGCCGGGACACCCTCCTGCCCACCCTGGCCAGCCGGGCCCTGGAGGTCCCCTTTGGCCCCGTGCCCGAGGCGGCCCTGCGCTCCCTAACCCAGGACCCCGGGCTTCTCGCCTACGCCGCCGGGGCCCCGGGCCGGCTCAAGCGGGCCCTGGCGGAGCCGGAGCGCTTCCGCGAGCGCCTGGACAAGGCGGCGGCCCTGGGGAAGGCCGCGCCCTTGGCCCGCCTTTCCCTCCTCAAGGAGCTTCTGGCCGAGGAGGAGGGGTTTTTTGCCCTCTACGCCGCCTGGCGCCACCGCCCGGAGGCCCTCCTGGCCCTCGAGGCCGCCCGGGAGGCCCTGGAGGCCTACGTGAACCCCGAGCTGGTCCTGGCCCGCCTGGCCTTAGACTTAGAAACATGACCGTGGGCGTCCGCTTCCGCACCCCCGTCCTGCGCTACTTCCGCTTCCAGGGGGAACCCCCGCCCCTGGAGGCCTTTGTGGTGGTGCGCACCAGCCGGGGCCTGGAGGTGGGCAAGGTGCGCACCCCGCCCCGGGCGGAGAAGGAGGTGGGGGAGGTGGTCCGTCTGGCCACCAAGGAGGACCTGGACAAGGCGGCCCGCCTCCGCGTCCGGGCGGAGGAGGCGTTGTTCTACCTGCGGGCGCGGCTACGGGAGGAGGGGGTGGAGGCCAAGATCCTGGGGTGCGACTTCACCCTGGATGGCCGCCACCTCTCCGTGCACTACAGGGCGGAGGAGCGGGTCAACCTGAGGCGCTTCACCCGCGAGCTCTCCCAGCGGTTTGATGCCCGGGTGGAGTTCCTGGCGGAGGGCCCCCGGGAGGAGGCCCAGTACCTGGGCACCCTAGGGGCCTGCGGCATGGAAAGCTGCTGCTCCACCTGGCTGCAGGGCTTCGCCCAGGTGTCCATCAAGCTGGCCCGGGACCAGCAGCTGCCCCTGAACCCGGAGAAGATCTCTGGTCCCTGTGGCCGCCTCCTCTGCTGCCTGGCCTACGAGCACCCCGTCTACCAGGAGCTTTTGGCCGAGCTTCCCCGCAAGAACGCCCGGGTCTGCACCAAGGAGGGGGTGTGCGGCAAGGTGCAGAAGCTAAACCCCCTCAAGGGCACGGTGGAGCTCTTGTTGGAGGAGGGGAAGGTCCTGGAGGTGTCCAAGGAGGAGCTGGCATGAGGCGGTACGCGCCCCAGGGTCCCCTGCCCGCCTTTTACCACTTCTACCCCGGGGTGCCCGCCGTGGTGGGGGTGCGCCTGGGGGAGCGGGTGAACTTCTGCCCCGCGGTGTGGAACACGGGGCTTTCCGCCGACCCGCCCCTCTTCGGGGTGGCCCTGAGCCCCAAGCGCTACACCCACGGCCTCCTCCTCCAGGCCCGCCGCTTTGCCGCAAGCTTCCACCCCCATACCCAGATGGCCCTGGTCCACCGGCTGGGAAGCCTTTCCGGTCGCGAGGTGGACAAGGGCCAGGCCCCCCATTTCCTGGGCGAAACCGGCGTGCCCATCCTGGAAGGGGCCTACGCCGCCTATGAGCTGGAACTGCTAGAGGTCCACACCTTTGGGGACCACGACCTCTTCGTGGGCCGGGTGGTGGGGGTCTGGGAGGAGGAGGCCCTTTTGGACGAGAGGGGGCGGCCCAAACCCGGCCTTTCCCTCCTCTACTATGGCCGGGGCCTCTACGGCCGCCCGGCCGAGGAAGCCTTCGCCCCATGACCCAGGCCGAGGCCTTTGCCCAAAGGGTGCGCCGCCTGGCCCTGAACCGCCAGGGGACGGAGGCCCAGGTCTTCCTGCCCGAGGGCTTCCTCTACCTGCGGGCGGACGGCTTCGCCCGCTTCGCCCAAGGGCCAGGGGCCGAGGTCCTTTCCGGCTTCGCCCTGGCCCGGGGGGAGCTGGTCCTATGCTTTTCGGATGGAAGCGCCCTTACCCTCCGCCACCGCCTTGGCCGGCTGCAGCGGCGGGTGGGCTACTTCTCGTAGGGCTTGCCCACCGCCGAGGGCGGGCGGCTTCTGCCGATGAAGCCCGCCAGGACCAGGACCGTGACCACGTAGGGGAAGGCCTGGACCAAGACCGCGGGCAGGATCTCCGTGCCCTGGAGCTGGATGGCCAGGGCCGAGGCCAGGCCGAAGAGGAGGGTGGAGAAGAGGATGCCCAAGGGGTGCCATTTGCCGAAGATCATGGCCGCCAGGGCGATGAAGCCCATGCCCGCCGACATGCCGCGCACGAACTGGTTCAGGAAGCCGATGGCCAGGTAGGCCCCCGCCAGCCCGGCCAGGACCCCGGAGAGCACCACGCCGATGTAGCGCATGCGGTAGACGTTCACCCCCAGGGTGTCCGCCGCCTCGGGGTGTTCGCCCACGGCCCGGAGGCGCAGGCCGAAGGGGGTCTTGAAGAGCACCCACCAGCTTAGGGGCACCAGGAGGAAGGCCAGGTAGACCAGGGGGGAGAGGGCAAAGCCCTCCGGGCCCCAGAGGGGGAGGCGGTTGGTCACCTCCTTGGAGTTGGTGGCGTTGCCGTAAAAGTAGGTGAGGACCAGGCTGGGGGCCCCCAGGGCCAGGAGGTTGATGGCGGTGGCGCTGATGATCTGGTCCGCCCGGTAGCGGATGGAGACCACCGCGTGCACCCAGGCCACCAGGCCGCCCACGGCCATGGCGGCCAGGACCCCCACCCAGGGGAGCCAGGGGTGGGGCCCGGGCCCCAAAGCGGCCTCGAGGCGCTCCACCACCACCGCCGCCGTCAGGGCCCCGAAGAGGATGATCCCCTCCAGGGCGATGTTCACCACCCCGCTCCGCTCGGAGAACATCCCCCCCAAGGCGGTGAAGAGGAGGGGGGTGGTCTGCCGCAGGGTGGAAAGGAATAGGGCTACCAGGAAGGCCGCATCCAGGTTCACCGTTTCACCTCCTCGGCCTTCAGCTCCACCTCCGCCGCCCGCAAGGGGTCGGTGAAGTAGCGGGGCAAAAAGCCCCCGGCGGCGATGAAGAGCACGATGAGGGCCTGGAGCACCGCCACCAGCTCCCGGCTGATGCCAAGCTGCAGGTTCACCTGCAGCCCCCCGGTGAGGAGGATGCCGAAAAGCCAGGCGGCCAGCCCCACCCCCAAGGGGGTGTTCTGGCCCATGAGGGCCACGGCGATGCCGTCAAAGCCCACGGAGTAGGGGAGGGACTGCTTCAGGCGGTACTCGTCAATCCCCCCGCCCAGGACGTAATGGGTGGCGGCCAGGCCGGCCAGGGCCCCGGCCAGGAACATAACCCAGACCACCTTTCTCCCCGCCAGGACCCCGCCGTACTCCGCCGCCTTGGGGGCCAGGCCCAGGGCCCTGAGCTCATACCCCCCCACGGTGCGGAAGACGTAGAAGTGGAAGAAGAAGAGGGCCAAAAGGGCCAGGAGGAAGGCCCCGTTGAGGCGCACGGAGGTGAGGTCGGGGCCGAAGGCCACGGCGGGACCCGGGAGAAGCCCGCCCACCAGGTACCCCGCCACCCCCAAGAGGAGGGCCGAGAGCACCCGGTGCCCGGGGCTTCGCCGCACCCCAACGTAGCCAAGAAGCCCCAGGAGAAAGGCCAAGGGCAGGGCGAAGGAAAGCTCCCCCCCAGGGGCCACAAGCTCCGTCCAGTGGGGGAGGCGGGCCTCGGGCCGCACCTCGTAGCTGCGGGCCTCGTAGCCGGGGTACTTGAAGGGCAGGTGGAGGGTCTGGCCGAAGAACTTGTACTCGTTGGCGGAGATGAGGAAGAGGAAGAGGCTGGCGGCGATGTAGTTCAGCATGATGGTGTTGATGACCTCATGGGCGCCGAAGCGGGCCTTGAGCCAGCCGGGAAGGGCCCCCCAAAGCCCCCCGGCCAAGGCGGCGGCTAGGAGGGCGAGGGGTAGGACCAGCCACCGGGGCCCTGGCAGGTAGACCCCCACCAGCATGGCGGCGATGGCCCCCAGGATGAGCTGCCCCGGGGCCCCGATGTTGAAGAGGCCGCCGCGGAAGCCCAAGGCCACGGCCAGGCCGGTGAAGACCAGGGGGGTGGCCAGGAGGAGGCTTTGCAGGAAGCCGGAGGGGTTCACCAGGGGGCTGAAGAGGAGCTGGTAGGTGTAGGTGATGAGGTCCAGCCTGAGCATGACGGCCTCCCGCAGGCTCCCCACCTCCCCGGAGGGTTCTTTGAGCACCGCCACGATGACCCCGCCCAAAAGGGCAGCCAGGAGGAGGGAGAAAAGGGGCACCACCACCCCCCGGCGCCGTACCAGGAAGGCAAGCCCCCCGGGGGAGAAAAGGCGGGCCAGGAGGAGGAGGTAGAGGCCGTAGGCCAAGGTGGCGTAGCTTCCCAGGCCCAGGCTGTGCCGCCGCAGGATGGGGCGCTCCCCCAGGGCGTTGGCCTGGGCCACGCTTCCCTGGAAGAGGGCGTAAGTGAGGAGGAAGAGGAGGAGGCCCAGAAGGCCCATCCAGAAGAGGCCTTTGGGCCCAGCCTTGCTCCAGGCCACGGCCAGGGTGAGGAGGAGCCAGGCCAAGGAGGCGTAGAAAAGCGGGTACAGCCAGCCGTCCCGGTAGCCCTGGGGCAGGTTCCCTTGGGGCAGGTGGTGGCCGAAGGGGCTGAGGAGGAGGCCCTCCCCGCCGAAGGAGCGGTGGGGTACCGCCCAGGGGGCCAGGTACCAGAGAAGGAGGAGAACCCCTCCCCCCAAGAGGACCAAGACCCCCAGGCGCCTAGGGTCCGTCAACACGCCCACGATTGTACCCTACCGGGGTGGGCAGGGTGTCCTTGGGGTGCTAGACTCCCCTCGTGGCGGCCTTGCCTGAGGAAAAAGCCCGGCGCGTCCAGAGGATGTTTTCCGAGATCGCCCCCCGGTATGACCTCTTGAACCGCCTCCTTTCCTTCGGGGCGGACCAGCGCTGGCGGGCCCGGGCGGTGGCCTTGGCCCTGGAGGGGCGTCCCCGGCGGGTTCTGGACCTGGCCACGGGCACGGGGGACCTGGCCCTCCTCCTTAAGGCCAAGGCCCCCGAGGCCGAGGTGGTGGGGGCGGACTTCGCCCCCCCTATGCTGGAGATCGCCCGCAGGAAGGCCCAGCAAAGGGGCTTGGGGGTGCGCTTCCTCGAGGCCGACGCCCTGGCCCTCCCCTTCCCCGAAGGGCATTTTGACGCCGTCACCATCGCCTTTGGCTTCCGCAACTTCGCCGACTACCCCAGGGCCCTGGCCGAGCTCCACCGCGTCCTGGCCCCTGGGGGAAGGCTGGTCCTTTTGGAGTTCCCCCCGCCCCCCAAAGGGGTCTTTGGCCTGGTCTACCGGGTCTACTTCCAGCGGGTCCTGCCCTTTGTGGGGGGGCTCATCTCCGGGAGCTTCGGCGCCTACCGCTACCTGCCGGAAAGCGTGGAGGCTTTCCCTTCCCCTGAGGCCCTGAAGGCCCTGATGGAGAAGGCAGGCTTTGCCGTGCGCTACGAGCTCCTCACCTTCGGGGTGGCGGCCATCCACCTGGGGGTGAAGCCCTAGGGCCTGGCCGCCTCCCGTAGCTCCGCCTCCGAGGGCAGGTCCCCCTCCCGGAGGCGCTCCACCAGGAAGCGGGCCAGGCGCCTTAGGCCCTCCCGCACCTCCCGCCAGGCCGCGAGGGGCTTCCCCGTGGGGTCGGGGAAGGGGACGTGGCGCCTTGCGGTCTTGGCGGGGTAGGCGGGGCAGGCCGCCTCGGCCTCGTGGCAGAGGGTGAGGACCAGGTCAAAGTTCCAGGGGTCGGGCACCTCCTCTAGGGTCTTGGAGGTGTGGCCCTCCAGGCTCAGGCCCACCTCGGCCATGACCTGCTGGGCCTCCTCCTTGACGAAGCTCTTCTCCGTGCCCGCGGAGTGGACCTCGAGGGCCACCCCCAGCTCCCTGGCGAAGTGCTTGAGCCAGGCCTCCGCCATCTGGCTGCGGGCGGAGTTGTGGGTGCAGAGGACGAGAAGGCGCATCCTCCCCAGCCTAACCCCCTTCCTTCAGGGGAAGGTCAGGCGGCCCTAGAGCCGGGCCTCCAGGGCCTCCACCTTCTCCCCAAGCACCTTGAGGCCCTTGCGCCAGAAGTCCACGCTTTCCAGGTCAAAGCCAAAGCGGGCGGCCAGCTCCTTGGCGGGGTACAGGCCCGAGGCGGCCAGGAGGTCCTCGTACCGGGTGGCGAAGGCGGGGTCCTCCTTGGCCTGGCCGTAGACCGCCAGGCCGAAGAGGAGGCCGAAGGTGTAGGGGTAGTTGTAAAAGTCCGCCCCGTAGTAGTGGCCCTTCACCGCCCACATGTAGGGGTGGCGGGTGGCCAGGGCCTCGCCGTAGGCCTCCTCTTGGGCCTTCAGCATCAGCGCCTTGAACTCCCGTGGGGAAAGCTCCCTCTCCTTGCGCTTGGCGAAGACCCAGGACTCAAAGAGGAAGCGGCTATGGATGTCCACCACCACCTGGGCCGCCCCCTGGAGGTAGGCGTCCAGGATCTCCAGGCCCTCCTCCGCCGAAGCCTCCTGCAGGGCGGCCTCCACCACCAGGGTCTCGTTCATGATGCTGGCGGTTTCCGCCAGGGTCATGGGCACGTGGCGCAAGGAGGCGGGCACCCGGGCCAGGGCGAAGTTGTGGTAGGCGTGGCCCAGCTCGTGGGCCAGGGTGGAAACCGCCTCAAAGCTCTCCTCGTAGTTGGCCAGGATGAGGCTTTTGCCTCCGCCCCGGGGCATGCAGTAGGCCCCGCCCACCTTGCCCTTGCGGGGTAGGAGGTCCATCCAGCGCTCGGCGAAGGCCGCCTCGGCCACCTTGGCCGCGTTGGGGGCTAAGGCGGCGAGCTTTTCCCTAAGGAAGCCCCGGGCCTCCTCCAGGGTCCACCTGCGCCCCTTTCCCAAAGGGGCGAAGAGGTCCCACCAGTCCAGCCGCTCCTTGCCCAGGGCCCTGGCCTTCAGGAGGTAGTAGCGGCGGAAGAGGGGAAGGCTTTCCCGCACCGCCTCCTGCATGGCCCAAAGGGCCTTGCGGGTGATGCGGTTCTGGGCCAGGGTGGGCTCCAGGTCGTCCCTGTAGCCGCGGCGGCGGTTCAGCACCCCTGCCTCCCCCTTGACCCCGTTCAGGGCGTAGGCCAGGGGCACCTCGTGCCGTTCCCAGGCCCGGAGCTCGGCCTCGTAGGCCTTTTTGCGCACCGCTTCCTCGGGGCGGAAGTAGAGGTTGCGTACCTGGGTGATGGGCAGCTCCTCCCCGTCCACCGTGGCCGTGATCTGGCTGGTGAGGTTCTCGTGGAGCTTGGCCCAGGCCTGGCGCCCGGAGAGGGAAAGCTCCGCGGAAAGCACCTCCTCCCCCTCGGGCATCAGGTGCAGGGCCTCCCAGCGGGCCTCCTCCACCAGGATGCGGTAGGGGCCAGCCTCCTCAGGCTCCTGCAGGGCCAGGTAGCGGGTGAGGCGGGGCCTTAGGCGCTCGTAGTCCAGAAGGAGCATCTCCAGCTCGGAGAGCTTGGCCAGGGCTGCCTCGTCCTCCGTGTTGGCGCTGAAGCGGGCGTAGAGGTAGGCGGAAAGGGGGGTGGTCTTTTCCGCCAGGGCGTCCAGGGCAGCGAGGACCTCGTCCAAGGGGGTTTCTCCTTCCAGAAGCCCCTTGAGGTGGGCGATCTGCCGCCTCAGGTCCTCCCAGGCCCCTTGGAACTCGGGGCTTTCCAGGCTGGGGAAAAGGGGGGTCAGGTCCCAGGTGGTTTCCACGGCCCCACTATACCTGACCCGTGGGTCAGGCCATGGTAAGCTTGGAGGCCATGGAGGGGTTTCCCGTTTCCCTGCCGGTGCAGGTGCGCTTCTGCGACCTGGACGCCTTGGGGCACGTGAACAACGCCGTCTACCTCACCTACTTTGAGCTGGCCCGCACGGCCTACTTTGCCCGGCTGGAGCGGGACTGGATCGCCCGGGGGCATTTCATCCTGGCCCGGGCGGAGGTGGACTTTAAGCGGCCCATCCACCTCGAGGACCCGGTGGAGGTGGGGGTGCGGGTGGTGCGCCTGGGGCGCTCCAGCTTTGAGATGGAATACCAGGTGGTGGCGGGCGGGGAGGTGGCGGCCACGGGGCGGACGGTCCAGGTCTGGCTGGAAGAGGGGCGGCCCGCCCCCCTGCCCGAGGCCATACGGGCCCGGATCCAGGCCCTGGAGGGCCGCCCCTTAGCCCCTTAGGGCCACCACCGTGACCCCGTGCCCCCCCTCGTGGGGGGGAGCGTCGGCGAAGCCCTCCACCCGCTTGTCCCGGCGCAGGAACTCCCGGATGGCCTGCCTGAGGGCCCCCGTGCCCTTGCCGTGGAGGAGGCGGAGGGTGGAAAGGCCCAGGGCCTTGGCCTCCTCCAGGGCGTCGTCCACCTCCAAAAGGGCTTCCTCCACCGTAAGCCCCCGCAGGTCCACCTCCTTGGCCTCCCGCCTGGGTTTGGCCAGGAGGGGCTTGGGGGCCTCCTCCCCTGGCAGGGGCTTAAGCTCCTTGGCCTTGAGGTTGAGCTTGACCGGGCCCACCTGGACCAGGGCCTCTTCCCCCCGGAGCTCCACCACCCGCCCCCGCTTCCCCAGGGAGGGGACCTCCACCAAGGCCCCCGGGGAAAGCCCGGGTGGGGGCGGCGGGGGCGGGGCTTTTTTGGCGTATTTTTCCTTTAGGGCCATCAGTTCCCGCAGGGCATCCCGCTTGCCTTCGCTGCGGGCCTTCTCCTTGAGGGCCTTGAGCTCGGCCTCCACCTGGAGGAGCCGCCCGCGCACCTCCTCCTCCAGGGCCCTAAGCCGCTCGGCCCTTTCCTCCTGGTAGCGGGCCTCCCGGGCCTCGAGGCGGGCCCTTAGGGCCTCGGCCTGGGCCAGCTCGGCGGCCAGCCTCCGCCTTTCCTCCTCCATGGCCAGCCGCTCCCCCTCCAGGCGCTCCAGGAGGTCTTCCAGGCGGTTTCCCCCTTGGAGGGCCTCAGCCCGCCGGAGCACCTCTTCGGGTAGGGAAAGCCTTCTGGCGATGGCCAGGGCGTAGCTCCGCCCCGGCACCCCCAGGACCAGCTCGTAGGTGGGGCGTAGCCTCTCCAGGTCAAAGCGCATGGAGGCGTTCTGGATCCCCTCCCCCCCCTGGGCGAAGGCCTTGAGGGGGGAGAGGTGGGTGGTGACCATCCCCTTGACCCCTCGCTCCAGGAGGGCCTCCAGGATGGCCTGGGAGAGGGCCGCCCCTTCCTCGGGGTCGGTGCCGCTTCCCAGCTCGTCAATGAGGACCAGGCTTTGGGCGGTGGCCTCCAGGAGCATCGCCTTGAGGCGCTGGAGGTGCCCGGCGAAGGTGGAGAGGTTCTCCTGCAGGGACTGCTCGTCCCCGATGTCGGCGAAGACCCGGTCGGGCCAGGCCAAAAGGGCCCTTTCCGCACCCACGAAAAGCCCCGACTGGGCCATGAGAACCGCCAGCCCCAGGGTCTTCAGGAGGGCGGTCTTTCCCCCCATGTTGGGGCCGGAGATGAGGATGAGGCGGGTCTTTTCGTCCAGGGTGAAGGTGTTGCGCACCGGGTGGGGGATCAAGGGGTGGAAGGCCCCCTGGAGCCGGTAGGCCTCGCCGAACCGGGGGCGGGTGAGGGAGAGGTCCTTGGCCAGGGCGGCCTGGGCCTGTACCAGGTCTAAAAGGCCCAGGGCCTCCAGGGTACCCGGCACCCCGGGGTCTTGGGCCAGCCGTTCGGAGAGCTCCCGCAGGATGCGGCCCACCTCCTCCTCTTCCTGCAGCCTCAGGGCCTGGAGGCGGTTGTTGAGCTTGACCACGGAAAGGGGTTCCACGAAGAGGGTGGCCCCGGACTCGGACTCGTCCAGGAGGATCCCCGGCACCTTGTGGGCCATCCCCGCCTTGACGGGAACGCAGTAGCGCTCCCGCTTAAAGGCCACGAAGCGGTCCTGGAAGGCTTCCCGCTGGCGGTCCATGAGGGCGTAGAGGCGGTCCAGGATCTCCTGGCGCAGGGGTTTGAGCTCGCGGCGGATGGCCAGGAGGCGGGGGCTGGCCTCGTCCTTGACCGCCCCTTCCTCGTCCAGGGCCTTTCTCACCCGGCCAAGGAAGGGGGCGTGGTCCCCAATGCCCTCGGCCACCCGGCTCAAGGCGTTTTCCAAGGGCAGGAGCTCGGCCTTGAGGGCCATGGCCCCTTCCAGGGCCTGGGCGGCCCTTAGGAGCTCCGGGCCCGAAAGCCTTCCCCCGGCCAGGGCCTTACGGTAGGCCTCCCGCAGCTCCCCCGCCGGGGGGAGGGCGTAGGGGTAGCTCTGGGCTTCCTGGGTGAGCTGGTGGCGGGTTTCCGCCTCCTCCCGGGAAAGGGGCCCAAGGCCTAAGGCCAGCTCCCGCCCCAGGGGGGTTTGGGCCCGTTCGGCCAGGAGGGCGCGCACCCTGGGGAACTCCAGGACCTCGAGGACATCCCGCACAAAGGAAGAGTATACCCTAGGGGCGCTAGCGTTTTAGGCGGAGGAGGAGGGCAAGGAGGTCTGGGTCCCCAAGGCTTGCCGCCCGCTTCAGCAGGGAGCCCAAGCGGCCAAGCCTCCCTAGGGGCAGGAGGAGGACCAGGCCCTTAAGGAGGTGGAAAAGCCTTTGCCGCTCCTCGGGGGAAAGGTTTTCCCAGCGCTCCTTGGCCAGCTGGGCCAGGGTCAGAAGCCTTTCCCGGAACCGGGGGGCCTTGGGGTCTTCCCCCCGGAGGTCCTCGGCCAGCTGCCAGAGCTTTTCCGTGGCCTGCTGGCCAGTTCCTTTCACCACCCGCCGCACCCGGCCAGAAAAGCGTTTTAGGCGCATCCTTCCCTCAGGATAGGGGCTGGAAGAGGAGATGGGAAGCCTCCACCTCCCCCCCCACCTCCTCCCCGGCAAGGAGGTCTACCCCCCGGGGGAGGCGTAGCCGGGCCCCTTGGGGGGCGAAGAAGGCCCAGACCTCCTCCCCCCCGTAGCGGCGGCGGAAGGCCAGTACCCCCTTGGGGGCCTTTAGGGGCCAAAGCCCCCCCAGGCGCAGGGCGGGGTGGCGCTTCTTCAGGGCCACCAGGCGCTTGACGAAGGAGAGGATCTCCCGCTTCCAGGCCCCCTCGTCCCAGGGGAAGGGGGCGCGGCAGTAGGGGTCCCCCCGCCAGAGGCTATGGGGGTTGGCTTGGGAAAGCCCAACCTCGTCCCCGTAGTAGATGGCGGGGCTTCCCGGGAAGGCGAAGAGCAGGGCGTAGGCCAGCTTGAACCTTGCCTCATCCCCCCGAAGCCGCCAGAGGGCCCGGGGGATGTCGTGGGAGGAAACGAAGGTGTACATGGCCGGGCGGAGCTGGAGGGGAAGGGCCTGGTAGTGGTCCCAAAGGGCCTGCCAGGCCTCTTCCGCCCCCAGGGCCACCGCCCTCCCCTGCACGTCCCGCCCCGAGAGCCACTCCATCACCGGGTGGGCGAAGCCGGCGTAGTGCATGGCCCCGTCCAGGGTGTGGGCCCGCAGGGTGGGGGTGGGGTCGTAGGAAAGCTCCCCCAGGACCAGGGCCTCCTCCCGCGCCTCCTTGGCCGCCCGGGCCAGGGCGCGGAGCCAGTGGGCGTTTTTGCGGTTGGTCCCCCCTTCCCCGAGGGAGTGGGCCACGTCCAGGCGCCAGCCGTGGGCCAGGCGCAGCCAGCGGCGGATGGGGGCCTCCTTCCCGAAGACGAAGCGCTCCTGGACCAGGGGGGAGGCGTAGTCCAGCTTGGGCATGGACTTTACCCCCCAGAAGCTGGCGTAGGTGCCGTCCGGGTAGAAGGTGAACATTCCCCGTTCCGGGCTTTCTGGGTCCTGGAGGGCCTTTTGGAACCAGGGGTGGGTGGCCCCCACGTGGTTGAAGACCCCGTCCAGCACAAGCCGCATCCCCCGGGCCTCCAGGGCGGCGTAGAGGGCCTGGAGGGCCTCCTCCCCCCCCAGGTGGGGGTCCACCCGCAGGTAGTGCTCGGTGTCGTAGCGGTGGCTGGAGGGGCTTTGGAAGATGGGCGTGAGGTAGAGGACCTCCACCCCCAGGGCCTCCAGGTAGGGGAGAGCCTCGAGGATCCCCCAGAGGTCCCCCCCGTAGAACTCATGGGCGCCTTCCGGGCCCGGGGGCTCGTGCCAGGCCTTGGTGCGGATGGGCTTCCCCCCCAGGCGCCAGGCCCCTTCCTTGGGGGCTAGCCCTGGCCGCCCCCGGCGGAAGCGGTCGGGGAAGATCTGGTAGTAGACCGCCCCCAGGGCCCAAGGAGGGGGCAAGGGCCCCGCCAGGAGGTGGAAGAAGCGGTCGTAGCGGGGAAGGGTCTTCTCCAGGCCGTGGCTCCCCAGGTAGCCCTGGGGGAGGCGGAAGGCGTAGCGGAAGGGGCTGGCGTGCACCGCCACCCGCGCCCGTAGGCCCCCCGGGACCCGGGTCAGGGGCTCTTGGTGCAGCTCCCCGTCCTTCTCGTAGAGCAAAACCCCTTCCCGGGCCCGGGTTTCCAGGAATAGCTCCACCACCTCCCCAAGCTCGGGGAAGGGGGGGTGGACGTGTTCCAGGTCGTGGCGGTTCATTCCTTGACCGCCCCTGCGGTGTAGCCGGAGACGAAGTACTGCTGGAAGCCGTAGAAGAGGAAGAGGATGGGCAAGGAACCCAGGACGCTGGCCGCGGCGAAGACCCCCCACTTGGTCTGGAACTGCCCGGTGGTGAAGCTCCTGAGCCCCACCCCCACGTTCCAGCTCTCCACGCCGGTGAGGACCAGGTTGGCCAGGACGAACTCCGAGTAGGTGCCCACGAACTGCAGCAGGAAGATGAAGACGAACATGGGGGCGGAAAGGGGGAGGAGGATCTGGGTGAAGACCTGCCACTTGCTGGCCCCGTCCACCATGGCCGCCTCCTCGAGGCTCGGGCTGATGCTCTCCAGGTAGCCCTTGTACACCCAGGTGCCGAAGCTGATGATCCCCCCAGAGTAGGCCAGGACCAGCCCGGTGAAGGTGTTCAGCAGGTCCAGCCGGGAAAGCAGGTAGTAGATGGCCACCAGGGCCAAAAAGCCC encodes:
- a CDS encoding metallophosphoesterase, with the translated sequence MRYLVLSDIHGNWPALEAVLQAAPPVDRVLFLGDAVGYYPDGDRVLDWLMEVGAECVLGNHDAWLLALDRLPVEGAVLEILAWQRDRLSPEHLAFLGSWPWQKEVEGALLVHGSPCDPLEYLDDLEPARQAFACTEARLAFHGHTHLAGAFLQLSGPRPWVRYQAFRQGGELLLPPKVRALINPGSVGQPRDGVPGAAFALWEGERVEFFRVAYPLEEVEARLREEGFPPWLWERLRVGE
- a CDS encoding DNA polymerase III subunit delta' — translated: MALGAAQGWGIVGHEAILELLPRIRASTLLFSGPEGVGRRLVARWYALGLNRGFPPPPLPEHPDLWEVAPKEGGLRGRAEVRLEEVEPLMDWFASHPRERVKVAILDAAHLLTEPAANALLKLLEEPPSYGRIVLIAPSRDTLLPTLASRALEVPFGPVPEAALRSLTQDPGLLAYAAGAPGRLKRALAEPERFRERLDKAAALGKAAPLARLSLLKELLAEEEGFFALYAAWRHRPEALLALEAAREALEAYVNPELVLARLALDLET
- a CDS encoding regulatory iron-sulfur-containing complex subunit RicT yields the protein MTVGVRFRTPVLRYFRFQGEPPPLEAFVVVRTSRGLEVGKVRTPPRAEKEVGEVVRLATKEDLDKAARLRVRAEEALFYLRARLREEGVEAKILGCDFTLDGRHLSVHYRAEERVNLRRFTRELSQRFDARVEFLAEGPREEAQYLGTLGACGMESCCSTWLQGFAQVSIKLARDQQLPLNPEKISGPCGRLLCCLAYEHPVYQELLAELPRKNARVCTKEGVCGKVQKLNPLKGTVELLLEEGKVLEVSKEELA
- a CDS encoding flavin reductase family protein, which gives rise to MRRYAPQGPLPAFYHFYPGVPAVVGVRLGERVNFCPAVWNTGLSADPPLFGVALSPKRYTHGLLLQARRFAASFHPHTQMALVHRLGSLSGREVDKGQAPHFLGETGVPILEGAYAAYELELLEVHTFGDHDLFVGRVVGVWEEEALLDERGRPKPGLSLLYYGRGLYGRPAEEAFAP
- a CDS encoding ABC transporter permease encodes the protein MNLDAAFLVALFLSTLRQTTPLLFTALGGMFSERSGVVNIALEGIILFGALTAAVVVERLEAALGPGPHPWLPWVGVLAAMAVGGLVAWVHAVVSIRYRADQIISATAINLLALGAPSLVLTYFYGNATNSKEVTNRLPLWGPEGFALSPLVYLAFLLVPLSWWVLFKTPFGLRLRAVGEHPEAADTLGVNVYRMRYIGVVLSGVLAGLAGAYLAIGFLNQFVRGMSAGMGFIALAAMIFGKWHPLGILFSTLLFGLASALAIQLQGTEILPAVLVQAFPYVVTVLVLAGFIGRSRPPSAVGKPYEK
- a CDS encoding ABC transporter permease gives rise to the protein MLTDPRRLGVLVLLGGGVLLLLWYLAPWAVPHRSFGGEGLLLSPFGHHLPQGNLPQGYRDGWLYPLFYASLAWLLLTLAVAWSKAGPKGLFWMGLLGLLLFLLTYALFQGSVAQANALGERPILRRHSLGLGSYATLAYGLYLLLLARLFSPGGLAFLVRRRGVVVPLFSLLLAALLGGVIVAVLKEPSGEVGSLREAVMLRLDLITYTYQLLFSPLVNPSGFLQSLLLATPLVFTGLAVALGFRGGLFNIGAPGQLILGAIAAMLVGVYLPGPRWLVLPLALLAAALAGGLWGALPGWLKARFGAHEVINTIMLNYIAASLFLFLISANEYKFFGQTLHLPFKYPGYEARSYEVRPEARLPHWTELVAPGGELSFALPLAFLLGLLGYVGVRRSPGHRVLSALLLGVAGYLVGGLLPGPAVAFGPDLTSVRLNGAFLLALLALFFFHFYVFRTVGGYELRALGLAPKAAEYGGVLAGRKVVWVMFLAGALAGLAATHYVLGGGIDEYRLKQSLPYSVGFDGIAVALMGQNTPLGVGLAAWLFGILLTGGLQVNLQLGISRELVAVLQALIVLFIAAGGFLPRYFTDPLRAAEVELKAEEVKR